In the genome of Drosophila subpulchrella strain 33 F10 #4 breed RU33 chromosome 2L, RU_Dsub_v1.1 Primary Assembly, whole genome shotgun sequence, one region contains:
- the LOC119548250 gene encoding histone H4 has product MTGRGKGGKGLGKGGAKRHRKVLRDNIQGITKPAIRRLARRGGVKRISGLIYEETRGVLKVFLENVIRDAVTYTEHAKRKTVTAMDVVYALKRQGRTLYGFGG; this is encoded by the coding sequence ATGACTGGTCGCGGTAAAGGAGGCAAAGGCTTGGGAAAAGGAGGCGCCAAGCGTCATCGCAAAGTGCTGCGAGATAACATCCAGGGTATCACTAAGCCAGCAATCCGCCGTTTGGCTCGTCGCGGCGGTGTGAAGCGCATCTCGGGACTCATTTACGAGGAAACACGTGGCGTTCTGAAGGTGTTCTTGGAGAACGTTATCCGCGATGCCGTCACCTACACCGAACACGCCAAGAGGAAGACTGTCACAGCCATGGATGTTGTGTACGCTCTGAAGAGGCAAGGCCGCACCCTGTACGGCTTCGGCGGTTAA
- the LOC119548247 gene encoding histone H2A, with protein MSGRGKGGKVKGKAKSRSNRAGLQFPVGRIHRLLRKGNYAERVGAGAPVYLAAVMEYLAAEVLELAGNAARDNKKTRIIPRHLQLAIRNDEELNKLLSGVTIAQGGVLPNIQAVLLPKKTEKKA; from the coding sequence atgtctgGTCGTGgaaaaggtggcaaagtgaagGGAAAGGCAAAGTCCCGCTCTAACCGTGCCGGTCTTCAGTTCCCAGTGGGCCGTATTCACCGTTTGCTCCGCAAGGGCAACTATGCCGAGCGAGTTGGGGCCGGCGCTCCAGTTTACCTGGCTGCTGTGATGGAATATCTGGCCGCTGAGGTTCTCGAATTGGCTGGCAATGCTGCTCGTGACAACAAGAAGACTAGGATTATTCCTCGTCATCTGCAGCTGGCCATCCGCAACGACGAGGAGTTGAACAAACTACTCTCCGGCGTCACCATTGCCCAGGGTGGAGTGTTGCCCAACATCCAGGCTGTTCTGTTGCCCAAGAAGACCGAGAAGAAGGCTTAA
- the LOC119548245 gene encoding histone H1-like, which produces MSDSAVATSASPVAAPSVSVEKKVATKKASGSAAPKVKRAAAPPSHPPTQQMVDASIKNLKERGGSSLLAIKKYITATYKCDAQKLAPFIKKYLKSAVVNGKLIQTKGKGASGSFKLSASAKKDPKPKPASAEKKVKSKKVAVKKTGSTAKKAAAGADEKKPKAKKAVTTKKTAEKKKTEKAKAKDAKKTGTVKAKPTAAKAKSIAAKPKAAKAPKAKPAASAKPKKAVKKAAAPATAKKPKAKTTAAKK; this is translated from the coding sequence atgtctgattcTGCAGTTGCAACGTCCGCTTCCCCAGTGGCTGCCCCGTCAGTGTCAGTTGAGAAGAAGGTGGCCACCAAGAAGGCATCTGGATCCGCTGCCCCAAAGGTGAAAAGGGCTGCTGCCCCGCCATCGCATCCGccaactcaacaaatggtgGACGCATCCATCAAGAATTTGAAGGAACGTGGCGGCTCATCGCTTCTGGCAATTAAGAAATACATCACTGCCACCTATAAATGCGATGCCCAGAAGCTGGCTCCATTCATCAAGAAATACTTGAAATCCGCCGTGGTCAATGGAAAGCTGATCCAAACCAAGGGAAAAGGGGCGTCTGGCTCATTTAAACTGTCGGCCTCCGCCAAGAAGGATCCGAAGCCGAAGCCTGCGTCTGCTGAGAAGAAGGTGAAAAGCAAGAAGGTAGCCGTCAAGAAGACCGGATCCACCGCCAAGAAAGCTGCCGCCGGAGCTGACGAGAAGAAGCCCAAGGCTAAGAAGGCTGTTACCACCAAAAAGACCGCAGAGAAGaagaaaaccgaaaaggcAAAGGCCAAGGATGCCAAGAAAACTGGAACCGTAAAGGCGAAGCCAACAGCAGCGAAGGCCAAGTCGATCGCAGCGAAGCCAAAGGCGGCGAAAGCACCAAAGGCCAAGCCAGCGGCGTCTGCTAAGCCCAAAAAGGCGGTGAAAAAAGCAGCTGCTCCTGCTACCGCTAAAAAGCCGAAAGCCAAGACTACGGCTGCCAAGAAGTAA
- the LOC119548248 gene encoding histone H2B isoform X1 has translation MPPKTSGKAAKKAGKAQKNITKTDKKKKRKRKESYAIYIYKVLKQVHPDTGISSKAMSIMNSFVNDIFERIAAEASRLAHYNKRSTITSREIQTAVRLLLPGELAKHAVSEGTKAVTKYTSSK, from the coding sequence ATGCCGCCGAAAACTAGTGGAAAGGCAGCCAAGAAGGCTGGCAAAGCCCAGAAGAACATCACCAAGACCGataagaagaagaagcgcaAGAGGAAGGAGAGCTACGCCATCTACATTTACAAGGTCCTGAAGCAGGTCCACCCTGACACCGGCATTTCGTCGAAGGCAATGAGCATCATGAACAGCTTTGTGAATGATATCTTCGAGCGCATTGCTGCCGAGGCGTCTCGTCTGGCTCACTACAACAAGCGCTCGACCATAACCAGTCGGGAGATCCAAACGGCTGTTCGCCTGCTCCTGCCCGGAGAGTTGGCCAAGCACGCCGTCAGTGAGGGAACCAAGGCTGTCACCAAGTACACCAGCTCCAAGTAA
- the LOC119546069 gene encoding histone H1-like, which yields MSDSAVATSASPVAAPSVSVEKKVATKKASGSAAPKVKRAAAPPSHPPTQQMVDASIKNLKERGGSSLLAIKKYITATYKCDAQKLAPFIKKYLKSAVVNGKLIQTKGKGASGSFKLSASAKKDPKPKPASAEKKVKSKKVAVKKTGSTAKKAAAGADEKKPKAKKAVTTKKTAEKKKTEKAKAKDAKKTGTVKAKPTAATKQRRRKHQRPSQRRLLSPKRR from the coding sequence atgtctgattcTGCAGTTGCAACGTCCGCTTCCCCAGTGGCTGCCCCGTCAGTGTCAGTTGAGAAGAAGGTGGCCACCAAGAAGGCATCTGGATCCGCTGCCCCAAAGGTGAAAAGGGCTGCTGCCCCGCCATCGCATCCGccaactcaacaaatggtgGACGCATCCATCAAGAATTTGAAGGAACGTGGCGGCTCATCGCTTCTGGCAATTAAGAAATACATCACTGCCACCTATAAATGCGATGCCCAGAAGCTGGCTCCATTCATCAAGAAATACTTGAAATCCGCCGTGGTCAATGGAAAGCTGATCCAAACCAAGGGAAAAGGGGCGTCTGGCTCATTTAAACTGTCGGCCTCCGCCAAGAAGGATCCGAAGCCGAAGCCTGCGTCTGCTGAGAAGAAGGTGAAAAGCAAGAAGGTAGCCGTCAAGAAGACCGGATCCACCGCCAAGAAAGCTGCCGCCGGAGCTGACGAGAAGAAGCCCAAGGCTAAGAAGGCTGTTACCACCAAAAAGACCGCAGAGAAGaagaaaaccgaaaaggcAAAGGCCAAGGATGCCAAGAAAACTGGAACCGTAAAGGCGaagccaacagcagcaacGAAGCAAAGGCGGCGAAAGCACCAAAGGCCAAGCCAGCGGCGTCTGCTAAGCCCAAAAAGGCGGTGA
- the LOC119548248 gene encoding histone H2B isoform X2 produces MSIMNSFVNDIFERIAAEASRLAHYNKRSTITSREIQTAVRLLLPGELAKHAVSEGTKAVTKYTSSK; encoded by the coding sequence ATGAGCATCATGAACAGCTTTGTGAATGATATCTTCGAGCGCATTGCTGCCGAGGCGTCTCGTCTGGCTCACTACAACAAGCGCTCGACCATAACCAGTCGGGAGATCCAAACGGCTGTTCGCCTGCTCCTGCCCGGAGAGTTGGCCAAGCACGCCGTCAGTGAGGGAACCAAGGCTGTCACCAAGTACACCAGCTCCAAGTAA